From a single Stackebrandtia endophytica genomic region:
- a CDS encoding metallophosphoesterase yields MKKRSVITAAGVVAATGAAALAYASLIERHRFTLRRFEVPVLAPDSEPLRVLHISDLHLTPGQDRKVEWVASLAALDPDLVLLTGDNIAHPEAISTLAVALGPLFESPGAFVFGSNDYYGPVVKNPFTYFNPNREHKYGDELPTEELRKLLTGAGWSDLNNTTLNLTAGGRRIGLAGVDDPHFDLDDYDLIAGPADDNVDVTIGMAHSPEPRVLDQMAADGYQLLVAGHTHGGQVCVPGYGALVTNCGIDRRRVKGLNRYGASWLHVSAGLGTSPFAPVRFACPPEASVLTLIPSS; encoded by the coding sequence ATGAAGAAGCGAAGTGTTATCACCGCAGCCGGAGTCGTGGCCGCCACCGGTGCCGCCGCTCTGGCATACGCCTCCCTCATCGAACGCCACCGATTCACACTCCGCCGCTTCGAAGTGCCCGTGCTGGCACCGGACTCCGAGCCGCTGCGCGTGCTCCACATCTCCGACCTGCACCTGACCCCGGGCCAGGACCGCAAGGTCGAGTGGGTCGCCTCCCTGGCGGCGCTCGACCCCGACCTGGTTCTGCTGACCGGCGACAACATCGCCCACCCCGAGGCGATCTCGACGCTGGCGGTGGCATTGGGGCCGCTGTTCGAGTCCCCGGGCGCCTTCGTGTTCGGCTCCAACGACTACTACGGCCCGGTCGTGAAGAACCCCTTCACCTACTTCAACCCCAACCGGGAACACAAGTACGGTGACGAGCTTCCGACCGAGGAACTTCGGAAGCTGCTGACCGGCGCGGGCTGGAGCGACCTCAACAACACCACCCTCAACCTGACCGCCGGCGGGCGACGCATCGGCCTGGCCGGTGTCGACGATCCGCACTTCGACCTCGACGACTACGACCTGATCGCGGGTCCCGCCGACGACAACGTCGACGTCACGATCGGCATGGCCCATTCGCCGGAGCCCCGGGTCCTCGACCAGATGGCCGCCGACGGCTACCAACTTCTGGTCGCCGGCCACACCCACGGTGGGCAGGTCTGCGTCCCCGGTTACGGCGCGCTGGTCACCAACTGCGGCATCGACCGTCGTCGGGTGAAGGGGCTCAACCGTTACGGCGCCTCCTGGCTGCACGTTTCGGCAGGTCTGGGCACCAGCCCGTTCGCGCCGGTGCGGTTCGCGTGCCCGCCGGAGGCCAGCGTCCTGACGCTGATCCCGTCGTCGTGA
- a CDS encoding GatB/YqeY domain-containing protein, translating into MSTLKTQLETDMKAALKSRDELVLNTLRMVLTAIKNVEVSGQTVRELSDDEVLKVIAKQAKQRKEAAEAFELGGRTDQAARERAEEAVLAGYLPQQLSQEELAVIVDQVLTEGGFTEPRQMGQAMKAVQAKVAGRADGKLLAGMVKTRLTG; encoded by the coding sequence ATGAGCACTCTCAAGACCCAGCTGGAAACCGACATGAAGGCGGCCCTGAAAAGCCGCGATGAGCTGGTCCTCAACACGTTGCGGATGGTGCTGACCGCTATCAAGAACGTTGAGGTGTCCGGGCAAACGGTGCGGGAACTGTCCGATGACGAGGTGCTGAAGGTCATCGCCAAGCAGGCGAAACAGCGCAAGGAGGCCGCCGAGGCGTTCGAACTGGGCGGTCGCACCGACCAGGCCGCTCGGGAACGCGCCGAGGAGGCGGTGCTCGCCGGTTACCTGCCCCAGCAGCTGTCGCAGGAGGAGCTGGCCGTCATCGTCGACCAGGTGCTGACCGAGGGCGGCTTCACCGAGCCGCGCCAAATGGGCCAGGCGATGAAGGCGGTGCAGGCGAAGGTCGCCGGGCGCGCCGACGGCAAGCTTCTGGCCGGAATGGTGAAGACCCGCCTGACCGGGTGA
- a CDS encoding ABC transporter permease, which yields MARVRWRDLVGEAISGVLSRPGRAALTALGTVLGVGTLVTILGLTATAGGQISERFDVLKATEVTVEDTLSDTYLNGPGFSAAAEDRVRGIEGVTEAGIYGGVEELPVSLDLVDSGTEYPLVAATPGALAAVEPHLVAGRGFDRYHEDSGARVAMLSAGLATRLGIDRLSEQPAIFINGVPLTVIGIYDDTARKSAEFLLAVVVPVSTAAGFTDQAPTTMVVATRPGAASVVAGQLAVAVNPAGPERYRVSMPPDPQALAEGVSADLQALFLGLAAVCLFIGMLGIANTTLVAVMERFNEFGLRRAVGAHRRHVYTQVMIESGLLGSIGGLVGVAIGVLSVVAVAVAQQWTAVLDLWVVLVAPGVGVGSGLLAGLYPAWRASRVEPVEALRR from the coding sequence ATGGCCCGGGTTCGATGGAGAGATCTCGTCGGGGAGGCGATCTCCGGGGTGTTGTCCCGGCCGGGACGTGCCGCCTTGACCGCACTGGGCACGGTGTTGGGCGTGGGGACTCTGGTCACCATCTTGGGGTTGACGGCGACGGCCGGCGGCCAGATATCGGAGCGATTCGATGTTCTGAAGGCGACCGAGGTGACCGTTGAGGACACGTTGTCCGACACCTACCTCAACGGACCGGGCTTTTCGGCTGCGGCGGAGGATCGGGTTCGTGGTATCGAGGGAGTGACCGAAGCCGGAATCTACGGCGGCGTCGAAGAACTGCCGGTTTCACTGGATCTGGTCGATTCCGGCACCGAGTATCCGTTGGTGGCGGCGACCCCGGGAGCGTTGGCGGCGGTCGAGCCCCACCTCGTCGCCGGGCGCGGCTTCGACCGATACCACGAGGACAGCGGAGCACGGGTGGCGATGCTGTCGGCGGGGCTGGCGACGCGGTTGGGAATCGACCGATTGAGCGAACAACCAGCGATCTTCATCAACGGGGTGCCGCTGACGGTGATCGGAATCTACGACGACACCGCACGCAAGTCGGCGGAGTTCCTGTTGGCCGTGGTGGTTCCGGTGTCGACGGCGGCTGGATTCACCGACCAGGCACCAACCACAATGGTCGTGGCGACCAGGCCGGGTGCCGCTTCGGTGGTGGCCGGGCAACTTGCCGTGGCGGTGAACCCGGCAGGACCGGAGCGGTATCGGGTCTCGATGCCACCGGATCCACAAGCCCTGGCAGAGGGCGTTTCCGCCGATCTTCAGGCGCTGTTTCTCGGCCTTGCCGCAGTGTGCCTCTTCATCGGAATGCTCGGTATCGCCAATACGACGCTGGTCGCGGTGATGGAACGGTTCAATGAGTTCGGGCTGCGTCGTGCGGTCGGCGCCCACCGCCGACACGTGTACACCCAGGTCATGATTGAGAGCGGGCTGCTGGGCAGTATCGGTGGGCTGGTTGGTGTCGCCATCGGAGTGTTGTCGGTGGTAGCTGTTGCCGTCGCCCAACAGTGGACGGCGGTATTGGATCTGTGGGTGGTGTTGGTGGCGCCGGGGGTCGGTGTCGGGTCCGGGCTGCTCGCGGGCCTGTATCCGGCATGGCGGGCGTCCCGTGTGGAACCGGTTGAGGCACTGCGTCGGTGA